The following proteins come from a genomic window of Triticum aestivum cultivar Chinese Spring chromosome 6A, IWGSC CS RefSeq v2.1, whole genome shotgun sequence:
- the LOC123127566 gene encoding ras-related protein Rab-2-B, translated as MSYAYLFKYIIIGDTGVGKSCLLLQFTDKRFQPVHDLTIGVEFGARMITIDNKPIKLQIWDTAGQESFRSITRSYYRGAAGALLVYDITRRETFNHLASWLEDARQHANANMTVMLIGNKCDLSHRRAVSYEEGEQFAKEHGLVFMEASAKTAQNVEEAFIKTAGTIYKKIQDGVFDVSNESYGIKVGYAVPNASGGGAGSSSQSGGCCS; from the exons ATGTCGTACGCCTACCTCTTCAAGTACATCATCATCGGCGACACAG GCGTGGGCAAGTCATGCCTGCTGCTGCAGTTCACCGACAAGAGGTTTCAGCCCGTGCACGACCTCACCATCGGCGTCGAGTTCGGCGCCCGCATGATCACCATCGACAACAAGCCCATCAAGCTCCAGATTTGGGACACG GCTGGCCAAGAATCATTCAGATCTATAACAAGATCATACTACAGAGGTGCTGCTGGTGCTCTTTTGGTTTATGATATCACCAG GAGGGAAACTTTTAACCATCTTGCGAGCTGGCTAGAAGATGCAAGACAGCATGCAAATGCCAATATGACAGTGATGTTAATCGGAAACAAATGTGATCTGTCTCATAGACGGGCTGTCAGCTACGAGGAGGGTGAACAGTTCGCCAAGGAGCATGGTCTAGTCTTTATGGAAGCATCTGCAAAAACAGCACAAAATGTTGAGGAG GCATTCATTAAGACGGCTGGAACAATATACAAGAAAATCCAAGATGGTGTTTTTGATGTATCTAATGAG TCCTACGGAATCAAAGTTGGCTATGCTGTCCCCAATGCATCCGGAGGTGGTGCTGGCTCGTCCTCTCAATCAGGTGGCTGCTGCAGTTAA